In Bacteroidales bacterium, a single genomic region encodes these proteins:
- a CDS encoding DMT family transporter: protein MSLETHYGELAALATAFFWTVTALSFEFASKRVGSLAVNMIRLSLAFLLLALFTFFSRGMFLPLDATPFAWFWLGLSGLIGLVLGDYFLFKAYAIISSRIAMLFMTTVPPMTALIGWLLLGEKMTLLHIFGMFLTVGGIFLAIFSRPENGKRIRLTYPMKGILFALIGAAGQAGGLVLSKYGMGDYNAFAASHIRIIAAVIGYALIIILLKKGSLIRNAVNDRKGMRAIALGSVFGPFLGISFSLLAVKYTETGIAATIMAIVPILIIPPSIVLFKQRFTWLEIVGAFISVAGVVLMFL from the coding sequence ATGAGCCTGGAAACCCATTATGGTGAACTGGCCGCCCTGGCCACAGCTTTCTTCTGGACTGTCACAGCCCTGTCTTTCGAATTTGCCAGTAAACGGGTCGGCTCTCTTGCCGTCAACATGATCAGGCTATCGCTGGCGTTCCTGCTATTGGCTCTTTTTACTTTTTTTTCCCGTGGGATGTTCCTCCCGCTCGACGCAACCCCTTTCGCCTGGTTTTGGCTGGGTTTGTCAGGCCTTATAGGGCTCGTACTGGGCGATTACTTCCTCTTTAAAGCCTATGCCATTATTTCTTCCAGGATTGCTATGTTGTTCATGACAACCGTTCCGCCCATGACGGCCCTCATTGGCTGGCTATTGCTCGGTGAAAAAATGACACTTTTGCACATCTTTGGGATGTTCCTGACGGTAGGAGGGATATTCCTCGCCATTTTCTCCAGGCCGGAAAATGGTAAGAGGATCCGGCTCACCTATCCGATGAAAGGAATATTATTTGCCCTGATCGGGGCGGCAGGACAGGCCGGCGGACTCGTGCTCAGCAAATACGGTATGGGCGATTATAACGCATTTGCCGCCTCCCATATCCGCATCATCGCCGCCGTGATCGGCTATGCCCTGATCATCATCCTGCTTAAAAAAGGATCTTTGATCCGAAATGCTGTCAATGACCGAAAAGGCATGCGTGCCATCGCCCTGGGATCGGTCTTTGGCCCTTTCCTGGGCATCTCCTTTTCATTACTCGCCGTAAAGTATACCGAAACCGGGATTGCAGCCACAATCATGGCCATTGTGCCGATCCTCATCATTCCTCCGTCTATCGTACTTTTTAAGCAACGGTTCACCTGGCTGGAAATCGTCGGGGCCTTTATCAGCGTCGCAGGTGTGGTGCTGATGTTTTTGTAA
- a CDS encoding HypC/HybG/HupF family hydrogenase formation chaperone yields the protein MCLAIPGKLLSIDESAQMKMGRVDFDGVVTDICLEFLPEAKVGDYVLAHVGTALTLLNEEDAMESLEALRQLGEIMPDRELEEL from the coding sequence ATGTGCTTAGCAATTCCGGGAAAACTACTTTCGATTGATGAATCAGCTCAGATGAAAATGGGTAGAGTTGATTTTGACGGTGTCGTCACCGACATCTGCCTGGAATTTTTACCCGAAGCCAAAGTGGGCGATTATGTTTTAGCCCACGTTGGAACTGCTCTGACGCTATTGAATGAAGAGGATGCCATGGAGTCACTTGAAGCTTTGCGCCAGCTTGGTGAGATAATGCCCGACAGGGAATTGGAGGAGCTATAA
- the hypA gene encoding hydrogenase maturation nickel metallochaperone HypA: MHELSIALSIVELAEEEARKADAISISKVELEIGTMAGIETDALLFAWDSVVQGTMAQQSQLVIHTVEAEAHCLECGKDFPAEHFFVQCPHCNSFRYQITKGKELRISSLLVD, translated from the coding sequence ATGCACGAACTATCCATCGCACTGAGCATTGTTGAACTCGCCGAAGAAGAGGCCAGGAAGGCTGATGCAATAAGTATTTCAAAAGTTGAACTGGAAATCGGCACGATGGCCGGAATAGAAACTGACGCACTTCTTTTTGCCTGGGATTCAGTGGTTCAGGGCACCATGGCGCAGCAGTCACAACTTGTTATTCACACCGTTGAGGCCGAAGCTCATTGCCTGGAATGCGGGAAAGATTTCCCGGCTGAGCATTTTTTCGTACAATGTCCCCATTGCAATAGTTTCCGTTACCAGATCACTAAAGGGAAAGAGTTGAGGATCAGCTCACTTTTGGTGGATTGA
- a CDS encoding PKD domain-containing protein — protein MKKFMFRKVCVAFIFSATFLFSSFLLTAQIGYDDPRFDQVPQWVFDSLQNREPLATTVITIDGWDNFKIGLDFAEGHISENPQQNNQYFTCFNTTAAHYTNDGLNFNNSTVSWGATMRGDPVSAYDSLGNLYFENMYGAGDIQGCKVATSSNNGQNWSSVVIAISGVDKNWICADQTGGPYSNNVYTTMTADNGGNFARSTDLGLTFQNTATMATQDLPGMMPCVGAFGDVQGGAVYVVTNGGSSTNSTYTFYRSTNGGTSFTNISSQNWAGYVGTFVNSRHSVNGMRTRPYPFIAADNSWGPHRGRLYCVYATNDPPGDGNKPDIFSRYSDDGGDTWSDAVRVNDDLVPQSNHQFLPAIWCDKSTGRFYIQWIDTRDDPSSTSALIYATYSDNGGVSFAPNQAISNESMIINCTTCGGGGNPRYQGDYNGIVSNSNVSMATWADYRDGKFDSFVSYFPDYSMFVSPETLPVSGSDTLYAQFPEVKLYFGSVIISAQVQNPGAGTITLSYPNDTILNNLPGEVPIVVTASPEVPTGPYLVQIIAKGPNGTPIHKRIATVDIQSPPVADFTADTTEFCAGFAVNFSDLSVNFPSSWEWSFQGGTPDSSTLQNPTGIVYNTPGQYSVSLTATNVGGSNSITKTDFITVYEVPSAPVGAGDTVCQAGNIPDLYAEGDNVQWYSDPELTILVDTGNSYATGLTDPGVYSFYATQILGDCESQSTMITLTINALPEVTLEPFAAICQDADPFEVTGGMPEGGEYSGTGVDTAIFDPMVSGSGTYDIVYTYTDTNGCTNTAIQQITVNALPSVDLGADSDICEGTSRVLDAGTGMASYTWSNGATDQSITVTEVGEYWVVVTNEFGCVDSDTVGVTVLPLTGVSATPNGPAIIDNYLTASSQYTSTGAENANTYQWMLEPAGAGTISGTGLTADVNWLAGYAGIAMITLYGINDCDTGEVSGSFELQVYSSQGVDENAIGDIRIYPNPNKGTFNLEISTLSMKSLDIRLTNALGEVIYQKNNLKVDGKVRETVNAGHNSTGILILQITDGENTWKGKVFIGK, from the coding sequence ATGAAGAAGTTTATGTTCCGGAAGGTATGTGTCGCTTTCATTTTTTCAGCCACCTTCCTTTTTTCCTCTTTCCTTTTGACAGCGCAGATCGGTTATGATGACCCCAGGTTCGACCAGGTACCTCAATGGGTCTTTGATTCCTTGCAAAACAGGGAACCGCTTGCCACAACTGTTATCACCATCGATGGATGGGACAATTTTAAAATCGGCCTTGACTTTGCAGAGGGGCACATATCAGAGAATCCACAACAAAACAACCAGTATTTTACCTGCTTTAATACAACTGCCGCTCATTATACCAACGACGGTTTGAATTTCAACAACTCCACAGTTTCCTGGGGAGCAACCATGCGGGGGGATCCGGTTTCAGCATATGACAGCCTGGGAAACCTTTATTTCGAGAATATGTACGGGGCAGGAGATATCCAGGGCTGCAAAGTGGCCACCTCAAGTAATAACGGCCAGAATTGGAGCTCTGTGGTGATAGCCATTTCGGGTGTTGATAAAAACTGGATTTGCGCCGACCAGACCGGTGGACCTTATTCGAATAATGTGTATACGACTATGACCGCAGACAATGGCGGTAATTTTGCCAGGAGTACGGACCTTGGACTTACCTTTCAAAATACGGCAACAATGGCTACCCAGGATCTTCCGGGTATGATGCCCTGTGTCGGCGCTTTCGGTGACGTCCAGGGAGGTGCAGTATATGTAGTCACAAACGGTGGTTCGTCCACTAACTCAACTTATACTTTTTACAGGTCAACCAACGGAGGGACGAGCTTTACCAACATATCGTCCCAGAACTGGGCCGGTTATGTCGGGACATTTGTGAATAGCAGGCATTCTGTGAACGGAATGCGTACAAGGCCTTACCCCTTTATCGCGGCCGATAACAGCTGGGGCCCGCATCGTGGAAGATTGTATTGCGTATATGCAACCAACGATCCTCCGGGCGATGGCAATAAGCCCGATATTTTCTCCCGTTATTCCGATGATGGAGGTGATACATGGAGCGATGCCGTGAGAGTAAATGACGACCTCGTACCACAGAGTAACCATCAATTCCTGCCGGCTATCTGGTGTGATAAGAGTACCGGCAGGTTTTATATCCAATGGATAGATACCCGTGACGATCCCTCCAGTACAAGCGCCCTGATCTATGCCACCTATTCGGATAATGGGGGTGTTAGTTTTGCGCCTAATCAAGCCATCTCTAATGAATCAATGATTATAAACTGTACCACATGCGGTGGTGGCGGTAACCCAAGATACCAGGGTGACTACAATGGAATCGTTTCGAACTCCAATGTTTCAATGGCAACCTGGGCCGATTACCGTGACGGAAAGTTCGACAGCTTTGTATCTTATTTCCCGGATTATTCCATGTTCGTGAGCCCTGAAACACTTCCTGTATCCGGCAGCGACACCTTGTATGCCCAGTTTCCGGAAGTTAAACTTTATTTTGGATCGGTCATCATTTCGGCACAGGTTCAGAATCCGGGAGCAGGAACCATCACTTTAAGCTATCCAAACGATACCATCCTGAATAACCTTCCTGGTGAAGTCCCGATCGTTGTAACGGCCAGCCCTGAAGTGCCCACCGGACCATACCTGGTGCAGATCATTGCCAAAGGACCAAACGGCACTCCAATCCATAAACGCATCGCGACTGTCGATATCCAGAGCCCACCGGTTGCAGATTTCACTGCTGATACCACCGAATTTTGTGCCGGGTTCGCAGTGAATTTCTCAGACCTTTCTGTAAATTTTCCCTCCTCATGGGAGTGGAGTTTTCAAGGTGGCACTCCGGATAGTTCAACCCTTCAAAACCCGACAGGGATTGTTTATAACACCCCCGGTCAATATAGCGTAAGCCTGACTGCTACCAATGTCGGAGGCAGCAACAGCATTACCAAGACAGATTTCATCACCGTGTATGAAGTGCCTTCCGCTCCGGTCGGTGCCGGCGACACAGTCTGCCAGGCCGGAAATATCCCCGACCTGTATGCTGAAGGTGATAACGTGCAATGGTATTCTGACCCGGAACTGACAATCCTGGTAGATACAGGCAACAGCTATGCAACCGGACTGACCGACCCGGGAGTTTATTCTTTCTATGCTACCCAGATTTTGGGAGATTGTGAAAGCCAGTCAACTATGATCACGCTCACGATCAATGCCTTGCCGGAAGTAACACTCGAACCCTTTGCCGCAATCTGCCAGGATGCCGATCCTTTTGAAGTTACAGGGGGAATGCCCGAAGGTGGTGAATATTCCGGTACAGGTGTGGACACTGCCATTTTCGATCCAATGGTTTCAGGCAGCGGGACTTACGATATTGTTTATACATATACGGATACGAACGGATGTACCAACACCGCTATTCAGCAGATCACAGTAAATGCTCTTCCTTCGGTTGATCTGGGAGCCGATTCCGATATCTGCGAAGGGACTTCCAGGGTGCTGGATGCAGGAACAGGGATGGCTTCTTATACCTGGAGCAATGGCGCTACCGATCAAAGTATTACCGTCACTGAAGTCGGAGAATACTGGGTGGTTGTCACCAATGAATTTGGATGTGTTGATTCTGATACTGTCGGGGTTACTGTTCTTCCGCTTACCGGGGTTTCGGCAACACCGAATGGCCCGGCCATCATCGACAACTATTTGACTGCCTCCTCTCAGTATACATCTACTGGCGCAGAAAACGCCAATACTTACCAGTGGATGCTTGAACCTGCCGGAGCAGGGACAATATCTGGAACAGGCCTGACCGCCGACGTAAACTGGCTAGCCGGTTATGCCGGGATCGCAATGATCACGCTTTACGGTATCAATGACTGCGACACCGGCGAAGTCTCCGGGTCCTTCGAATTACAGGTTTACTCTTCTCAAGGTGTGGATGAAAATGCTATCGGTGATATCCGGATTTATCCCAACCCGAACAAGGGTACCTTTAACCTGGAAATCTCCACCTTATCCATGAAATCCCTCGATATCCGGTTGACCAATGCACTGGGAGAAGTCATCTACCAGAAGAATAATCTGAAGGTCGACGGGAAGGTCCGCGAAACTGTGAACGCGGGACATAATTCCACAGGCATATTGATCCTGCAAATTACCGACGGCGAAAATACCTGGAAGGGAAAAGTTTTTATCGGGAAATAA
- a CDS encoding T9SS type A sorting domain-containing protein: protein MKTKGWKKRMAMLLILLVGWHITARPGVIITGILHGTLTGGSPKAIELFITGTENLNNYEVWRSLNGAPFGSGTGAISSMSGVFTNTFVYLVKPDHVNAFHDVFGNEGIFTNVVPMGIINGNGNDGFQVRLKVGSVVVDQVWQEDATDSYRDSYWYRKHGTGPDGGWLPSAWETPGNDALDGLDEAGLQAAVPFGTYAVMWQGLTDDWNNNGNWSTGIAPSFQTNVQIPETAANFPVIDNLPENPAVCMNLTVADTARLTVNTGKALTVHGNLILENQSPGESDQGLILKSVNSQVPAGSLVLTGNPSGTAILERYIAKDNGWHFLSSPMVEQTFQPEFVPDPMDQSFDLYYWEENGPPSVGWINIRDDNGQWNPQFGDAFIPGKGYLVAYSAANSGALTRIFSGLLNYGNQDILLGHSGNYWNLLGNPYSCALDWSSGGIDKAAVAASTMYIWDPGLNENLGGYRAHNGTTGVPAGTTSIIPAIQGFFVQSMEAGNLSIDILNDQPLVHAGQPFYKSKKEPSVEQIRLKISKNQWSDETLIYFDPAATNQFDAGFDAEKLFNGHADCPEIFSIADDHQLCINILADDPASVALGISYNQEDTLTLTAFDFEGIPQEIGIFLEDNLQSTWLDMREQPEYRFNHMLFQPETRFTLYFMNVARLTEPVFKDEPDFWCFENRIYVSNPRNITGHLLLYSLEGRCLESFRATGRNQVIQSSLPTGLYVLRFVSQQFNSGRKIFIY from the coding sequence ATGAAAACAAAAGGATGGAAAAAGAGAATGGCCATGTTGCTCATTCTTCTTGTGGGGTGGCATATTACGGCCAGGCCGGGGGTCATTATTACAGGTATTTTGCATGGAACGCTGACGGGTGGTTCCCCGAAGGCTATTGAACTTTTTATCACCGGAACTGAAAATCTCAATAACTACGAAGTCTGGAGATCGCTCAACGGGGCGCCATTTGGATCCGGCACCGGGGCAATCAGCTCGATGAGCGGTGTTTTTACAAACACCTTCGTTTACCTGGTCAAACCTGATCATGTCAATGCATTCCATGATGTGTTCGGGAACGAGGGAATCTTCACCAATGTTGTTCCAATGGGTATCATCAACGGTAATGGCAATGACGGGTTCCAGGTAAGGTTGAAAGTCGGCTCTGTTGTGGTTGACCAGGTTTGGCAGGAAGATGCGACAGATTCGTACCGCGATAGTTATTGGTATCGAAAGCATGGGACCGGGCCTGATGGCGGATGGTTACCATCTGCCTGGGAAACGCCTGGGAATGATGCTTTGGACGGGTTGGATGAGGCCGGACTCCAGGCCGCGGTCCCTTTCGGTACTTATGCTGTAATGTGGCAAGGGCTAACTGACGACTGGAACAATAACGGCAACTGGTCGACAGGGATTGCACCTTCATTTCAGACAAATGTGCAGATACCGGAAACGGCAGCCAATTTTCCGGTAATCGATAATCTGCCGGAAAACCCTGCCGTTTGCATGAACCTGACGGTTGCAGATACGGCAAGGCTCACCGTTAACACTGGAAAAGCGCTGACAGTGCATGGAAATCTAATCCTGGAAAACCAGAGTCCTGGGGAATCAGATCAGGGACTGATCTTAAAATCTGTCAACAGCCAGGTTCCGGCCGGTTCCCTGGTCCTCACGGGAAATCCTTCCGGTACAGCCATATTAGAAAGATATATAGCCAAAGATAATGGCTGGCATTTCTTATCATCTCCGATGGTTGAGCAAACTTTTCAGCCTGAATTCGTCCCCGATCCAATGGATCAGAGCTTCGACCTTTATTACTGGGAAGAAAATGGCCCCCCGTCTGTAGGATGGATCAACATCAGGGATGATAACGGTCAATGGAACCCGCAATTCGGGGATGCTTTTATTCCGGGAAAAGGCTATCTTGTTGCTTATTCTGCAGCAAACAGCGGAGCATTGACCAGGATATTCAGCGGTTTGCTGAATTATGGCAACCAGGACATCCTGCTGGGCCATTCCGGGAATTACTGGAACCTGCTGGGAAATCCATATTCCTGTGCGCTGGACTGGTCTTCCGGAGGAATAGATAAGGCGGCCGTTGCGGCCAGTACTATGTATATCTGGGACCCGGGATTAAATGAAAACCTGGGAGGATACCGTGCTCATAACGGGACGACAGGTGTTCCGGCCGGAACGACCTCCATCATTCCAGCCATACAGGGTTTCTTTGTTCAGTCAATGGAGGCAGGAAATTTATCAATTGATATTTTAAATGATCAACCGTTGGTGCATGCCGGCCAACCTTTCTATAAAAGCAAAAAGGAACCGTCTGTAGAGCAAATCCGTCTGAAAATCAGTAAAAACCAATGGTCAGATGAAACATTGATCTACTTTGATCCGGCTGCAACCAATCAGTTTGACGCTGGATTTGATGCGGAGAAATTGTTCAATGGTCATGCGGACTGCCCGGAAATATTTTCAATAGCGGATGATCATCAGCTATGTATCAATATCCTGGCCGATGATCCTGCCTCTGTTGCACTGGGAATCTCTTATAATCAAGAAGATACACTGACCCTGACGGCCTTTGATTTTGAAGGAATACCGCAGGAAATCGGGATCTTTCTTGAAGATAACCTGCAAAGCACATGGCTTGACATGAGGGAACAGCCGGAATACCGTTTTAATCATATGCTTTTCCAGCCTGAGACCCGGTTTACGCTTTATTTTATGAATGTTGCCCGGCTGACAGAACCCGTTTTTAAAGATGAACCGGATTTCTGGTGCTTCGAAAACCGGATTTACGTGTCAAATCCAAGGAATATAACAGGGCATCTTCTTCTATATTCCCTGGAAGGAAGATGCCTGGAAAGTTTTAGAGCCACAGGAAGGAATCAAGTCATCCAATCTTCCTTACCAACAGGGTTATATGTGTTACGCTTCGTCTCGCAACAGTTTAATTCAGGACGGAAGATCTTTATTTACTAA
- a CDS encoding alpha-amylase family glycosyl hydrolase: MKKFILSLQLLIIPFYFFGQLVVTDPPMPISTESVTITFDATQGSAGLAGYTGDVYAHTGVITQLSSGGFDWKYVKTSWGQNTPDTKLQRIGQDLYSLQVTPNIQDYYGVPANEKILQMAFVFRSGIQVSGNWLEGKTETDGDIFIDVYEAGLSVSFGQPQQFPVIIQLNESFITEVNANEADSVFLFMDGNLLKADTGNYLIDTITATDFGKFLVKTMAKNQTGAVADSFYYHVRPDVTVEALPAGIRDGINYTGSQSVVMSLFAPYKDYIYVIGDFNDWDISQDYYMKLTPDSLRYWVEINGLVPGKEYVFQYYIDGQIKVGDPYGDKVSDPWNDAYISDITYPNLIQYPAGKTTGIATVLQTNQVFYNWEVDNFTTAAETDLVIYELLVRDFTSKHSYDGLIDSLDYLFNLGINAIELMPVNEFEGNSSWGYNPSFYFAPDKYYGPKNDLKRFVDECHKIGIAVFIDLVLNHSYDQSPLVQMYFDGNNPSEENPWYNVNSNFTNPDAQWGNDFNHESLYTQELVDSINSYWMSEYKIDGFRFDFTKGFGNNIKGSNDPWGSIYDADRIRLLKRMADEIWLRNPQAIVIFEHLADNTEEKELADYGILLWGNANYNYGEAAMAYHDGGKSDFSWINYKKRTWNDPHVVGYMESHDEERLAFKCVTYGNSTADYNIKDTTTAFRRLAMNALFFFTVPGPKMIWQFGEMGYDYSIEYNGRLGEKPVRWDYLNDFRRKYLYDFYGALIKLRTEHPAFETATFTLYVEAALKKIVLAHPDMNVVVLGNFDVNAGTILPGFAHTGAWYEYFTGQPFEVTDLAESMSLEAGEYKMYTDIQLETPQIHTGLAEDIEKGRLMRVFPNPSDDFSIQIELEKPSLLTLEIFDLSGRKVDEIYNGRLQSGSHQFGWSGREAGLSPGIYLLRAVTANNSEVLKLIYN; this comes from the coding sequence ATGAAGAAATTCATTTTATCTCTTCAACTGCTTATTATCCCATTTTACTTTTTTGGCCAGCTTGTGGTAACCGACCCGCCCATGCCAATAAGTACAGAATCTGTGACGATCACCTTCGATGCCACGCAAGGTTCCGCTGGATTGGCCGGCTACACCGGGGATGTATATGCCCATACCGGGGTGATAACTCAATTAAGCTCCGGCGGTTTCGATTGGAAGTACGTCAAAACAAGCTGGGGACAAAATACCCCGGATACTAAATTGCAGCGGATCGGGCAGGATTTATATTCTCTCCAGGTCACACCCAATATTCAAGATTATTACGGAGTTCCTGCCAATGAGAAAATCCTGCAAATGGCTTTTGTGTTTCGTAGTGGTATCCAGGTAAGTGGCAACTGGCTCGAAGGTAAAACTGAAACCGACGGGGATATATTTATTGATGTTTACGAAGCCGGCCTGTCGGTCTCTTTTGGTCAACCCCAGCAATTCCCTGTCATTATTCAACTTAATGAATCATTTATCACGGAGGTCAACGCCAATGAAGCCGATTCTGTTTTCCTGTTCATGGATGGAAATTTGCTCAAAGCAGACACTGGTAATTACCTGATTGATACTATTACCGCGACGGATTTTGGTAAATTCCTGGTAAAGACCATGGCAAAAAACCAAACCGGAGCTGTAGCCGATTCTTTTTACTATCATGTCAGACCTGATGTCACTGTTGAAGCCCTGCCTGCCGGTATCCGCGACGGGATTAATTATACCGGGAGCCAGTCAGTTGTAATGAGCCTCTTTGCACCTTATAAAGACTATATCTACGTCATTGGAGATTTTAACGATTGGGATATCAGCCAGGATTATTACATGAAACTTACTCCCGATAGCCTCCGTTACTGGGTGGAGATCAACGGCCTGGTACCAGGCAAGGAATATGTCTTCCAGTACTATATCGATGGCCAGATCAAGGTTGGCGATCCTTATGGCGATAAGGTCAGCGATCCCTGGAATGATGCTTACATCTCAGATATCACTTACCCAAATCTTATTCAGTATCCGGCCGGGAAAACCACAGGCATAGCCACAGTGCTCCAGACTAACCAGGTTTTCTACAATTGGGAGGTGGATAACTTCACCACTGCAGCCGAAACTGACCTGGTGATCTATGAATTGCTGGTCAGGGATTTTACATCAAAACATTCCTATGATGGCCTTATCGATTCGCTGGATTACCTATTTAACCTGGGCATCAATGCTATAGAACTTATGCCTGTCAATGAATTTGAGGGTAACAGCAGCTGGGGTTATAATCCTTCATTCTATTTTGCTCCGGATAAATATTATGGACCAAAGAATGACTTGAAACGATTTGTTGATGAATGTCATAAAATAGGAATAGCTGTGTTTATCGACCTGGTGCTTAATCATTCCTATGACCAGAGCCCCCTGGTGCAGATGTACTTCGACGGAAACAATCCGTCTGAGGAGAATCCCTGGTATAATGTTAATTCTAACTTCACCAACCCGGATGCCCAGTGGGGAAATGACTTCAATCATGAAAGCCTTTACACGCAGGAACTTGTCGATAGTATCAACAGTTACTGGATGTCGGAATATAAAATAGACGGATTCCGGTTTGACTTTACGAAAGGATTCGGCAATAATATAAAAGGCTCAAATGACCCCTGGGGCAGTATTTATGATGCTGACAGGATCAGGTTGCTGAAACGGATGGCAGATGAAATCTGGTTGAGAAATCCTCAGGCCATTGTTATATTTGAGCACCTTGCCGACAATACCGAAGAAAAGGAGCTTGCTGATTATGGTATCCTGCTTTGGGGTAATGCGAATTATAATTATGGTGAAGCTGCCATGGCTTACCATGACGGAGGAAAATCCGATTTCTCCTGGATCAATTATAAAAAAAGAACCTGGAATGACCCTCATGTGGTAGGTTATATGGAAAGCCACGATGAAGAACGTCTTGCTTTTAAATGTGTTACTTACGGAAATTCCACGGCGGATTACAATATCAAGGATACCACTACGGCCTTCAGGCGCCTGGCTATGAATGCCCTGTTCTTTTTCACTGTACCGGGCCCTAAAATGATCTGGCAATTTGGAGAGATGGGCTATGATTACTCGATAGAATATAACGGACGGCTCGGAGAAAAACCTGTCAGGTGGGATTACCTGAACGATTTCCGCCGGAAATACCTTTACGATTTTTATGGCGCCCTGATCAAACTGCGTACGGAACATCCTGCTTTTGAAACAGCAACGTTTACCTTATATGTAGAAGCAGCTCTCAAGAAAATCGTCCTGGCCCACCCAGACATGAATGTGGTGGTCCTGGGAAATTTTGATGTAAATGCCGGGACCATCCTGCCGGGATTTGCTCATACAGGGGCATGGTACGAATATTTCACCGGCCAGCCTTTTGAAGTGACCGACCTGGCTGAGTCCATGTCGTTGGAAGCAGGCGAATATAAGATGTACACCGATATCCAGCTGGAAACACCCCAGATCCATACCGGTCTGGCAGAAGATATTGAAAAGGGCCGTCTTATGCGTGTCTTCCCTAATCCGTCTGATGATTTTTCCATTCAAATTGAACTTGAAAAGCCTTCCCTATTGACTCTCGAGATTTTTGACTTATCCGGAAGGAAAGTGGATGAAATTTACAATGGACGCCTGCAAAGCGGCTCCCATCAGTTCGGCTGGTCAGGCAGAGAAGCCGGCCTGAGCCCTGGGATCTATCTCCTGAGGGCTGTCACTGCAAATAATTCGGAAGTATTAAAGCTGATTTACAATTAG